Proteins co-encoded in one Setaria viridis chromosome 9, Setaria_viridis_v4.0, whole genome shotgun sequence genomic window:
- the LOC140221111 gene encoding uncharacterized protein, translating to MFVCSQPCHGLVIWGHASIGYYVCNPSTGRSKNLRVTFDDDLMDTSGEGEAAFFARRVGLGYDTVTNKHRLVCLSYRHRSYATREYELECAVQNIRDGGAWCSVDPPPPRPVADAPPVDVGGKLFWTVDPDLEPPRPRGAGCEIVAMDNHTCDFEVLQGPPCSWDGELVSIRELRGKLGAVCAHRSSNTLVIWTVRDYGGGGSWSMEYTIELGKSSPEYSSFDQTVPLAIDPDGRRVLLCTGRSLGWYDPRTGAIQTIYSLGTRSERGKNFVPVVYHESLYRPDVMRRLRAPANHRMYV from the coding sequence ATGTTCGTTTGCTCCCAGCCGTGCCATGGACTGGTCATATGGGGCCACGCAAGCATTGGCTATTACGTGTGCAACCCTAGCACCGGCCGTAGCAAAAACCTGAGAGTAACGTTCGACGATGATCTAATGGACACTTCAGGCGAAGGAGAAGCGGCCTTCTTCGCCCGCCGCGTCGGGTTAGGGTACGACACGGTCACGAACAAGCACAGGCTCGTCTGCCTTTCCTACAGACACAGGAGCTACGCGACACGAGAGTACGAGCTGGAGTGCGCCGTCCAGAACATCCGCGACGGCGGTGCGTGGTGTTCGGTGGAccctccgccgccgaggccggTGGCGGACGCGCCGCCcgtcgacgtcggcggcaaGCTGTTCTGGACGGTGGATCCCGATCTCGAGCCGCCGAGGCCACGGGGCGCCGGCTGCGAAATCGTGGCGATGGACAACCACACGTGCGACTTCGAGGTGCTGCAGGGGCCGCCGTGCAGCTGGGACGGGGAGCTGGTGTCCATCCGTGAGCTCCGGGGAAAGCTCGGCGCCGTCTGCGCGCACCGGAGCTCCAACACGCTGGTGATATGGACAGTGAGGGACTACGGCGGTGGCGGGTCTTGGTCCATGGAGTACACTATAGAGCTCGGCAAGTCCTCGCCGGAGTACTCATCTTTTGATCAGACCGTGCCGTTGGCCATCGATCCGGATGGCCGTCGAGTTTTGCTATGCACTGGGAGGTCGTTGGGCTGGTACGACCCTAGGACCGGGGCAATCCAAACCATTTACAGCTTGGGGACACGGAGTGAACGTGGCAAgaattttgtcccggttgtgtACCACGAGAGCTTGTACCGTCCTGATGTGATGAGACGGCTCCGTGCCCCAGCAAACCATCGAATGtatgtatga
- the LOC140221110 gene encoding uncharacterized protein, with translation MNPETKVIIDELKKQELKWEQRLAELDAKWDRKFADSDEAREERIRALEKAAAASEEWQPGIEGSIDDIKLEVRKLNKHLERVVIDQAPVHPGGIFSLPESASARPPAGSNADGPAGHRDELFHREDGFGSISTLIHPPVKGAFPNPPATLPPQFSHRLPSYGSRSGFAAIGGHSQGKLPKLNFPVFEGDNPRHWISRVEDYFELCNVEPHLWIKVATMHFSPAAARWLPSVEKRFKSCSWDEFRTLLLNRFGKEQHELLVRQLLSIKQSDSVSDYIDRFATLVDQLAAYESDPDQVYLIMRFIDGLRDDIRAPILIQRPSSLDTAFVLARLQEEVTEPARHRDFKRQDFQYQSKPPVRPALPLPPPPSKQPKALVGHSEDRRYGDAARARSAEDCWQALRAYRRAKGLCQYCAEKWSKDHKCADTVQLHAMQEVLDLFQLEEDAQSMISAAQHQEDHLFLTLSSAAVSGIPAPRTLCLLGMLQGHMIRILVDSGSSHTFISEQLASQLVGIVPVQAPLSVKVANGQQLSCLHHIPDAVWSSNGLDFQSDMKLLPLSAYDVILGIDWLEQFSPMKVHWKQKWMTIPYENSTTTLYGLMPELPEGAVIQVCAVDVCTQDEVQVSWPPAIQQLIEEFPVLFEVPTDLPSSRACDHAIPLVEGAHPVQVRPYRFAPALKDEIEKQIKEMLQNGLIQKSNSPFSSSVLLVKKKDNTWRFCVDYRHLNAITIKVKYPVPIIDEFLDELAHASWFTCLDLRSGFHKIRLKPGEEFKTAFQMHCGQFEFRVMPFGLTGAPGTFQEAMNSTLAPYLRKFVLVFFDDILIYSSSFEDHIFHVRLVFELLTKENWKIKLSKCTFAQRQISYLGHIISEKGVGTDPSKIAAISQWPVPSSVKELRSFLGLAGYYRKFVRNFGVISKPLTELLKKNSVFVWTSVHEKSFAALKSALCQSLVLALPDFTKPFAIETDASGMGVGAVLTQQGHPLAFLSKALGPKSQEKPLSTI, from the exons aTGAATCCGGAGACGAAGGTTATCATCGACGAGCTCAAGAAACAAGAGCTTAAGTGGGAGCAGCGCCTGGCAGAGCTGGACGCCAAGTGGGACCGCAAGTTTGCAGACTCCGACGAGGCCAGAGAGGAGCGCATCCGCGCCCttgagaaggcggcggcggcgtctgaAGAGTGGCAGCCCGGCATTGAAGGCTCCATTGACGACATTAAGCTGGAGGTCCGCAAGTTGAACAAACATCTCGAGAGGGTCGTCATCGACCAGGCCCCAGTGCACCCCGGCGGCATCTTCTCGCTTCCGGAGTCGGCGTCCGCGCGCCCACCTGCCGGATCCAACGCCGACGGGCCCGCTGGCCACCGCGACGAGCTGTTCCACCGGGAGGATGGCTTTGGGTCGATCTCGACTCTTATCCATCCCCCGGTCAAGGGTGCGTTCCCCAATCCTCCCGCTACACTGCCTCCTCAATTTTCGCATCGACTGCCTAGCTATGGTTCTCGTTCTGGGTTTGCGGCAATTGGGGGTCATTCCCAGGGCAAATTGCCGAAGTTAAATTTTCCTGTGTTTGAAGGGGATAATCCTAGGCATTGGATAAGTAGAGTGGAAGATTACTTTGAATTATGCAATGTCGAACCTCATTTGTGGATTAAGGTCGCTACAATGCATTTTTCCCCTGCGGCGGCGCGCTGGTTGCCATCAGTTGAGAAAAGGTTTAAATCCTGTTCATGGGATGAGTTTCGTACCTTATTGCTCAATCGTTTTGGTAAAGAACAACATGAATTGCTGGTTCGTCAATTGCTTAGTATCAAGCAGTCAGATTCTGTGTCTGATTATATTGACCGCTTTGCCACTCTAGTGGATCAGTTAGCAGCTTATGAGAGTGATCCTGACCAAGTTTATCTTATTATGCGTTTTATTGATGGGTTGAGGGATGATATTCGTGCTCCCATTTTAATTCAACGTCCTTCCAGCTTGGATACTGCTTTTGTTCTCGCACGATTGCAGGAGGAGGTCACGGAGCCAGCACGGCATCGGGACTTCAAGCGCCAGGACTTCCAGTATCAGTCCAAGCCGCCGGTGCGTCCTGCGttgcctcttcctcctccacctagTAAGCAGCCCAAGGCGCTGGTGGGACATTCAGAAGACCGACGTTATGGTGATGCTGCAAGAGCCCGATCTGCTGAGGATTGTTGGCAAGCACTGAGGGCATATAGGCGTGCTAAAGGCCTCTGTCAGTATTGTGCTGAAAAATGGAGTAAAGATCACAAGTGTGCGGACACGGTTCAGTTACATGCTATGCAAGAGGTGCTTGATCTGTTTCAGCTTGAAGAGGACGCCCAGTCTATGATCAGTGCTGCCCAGCATCAAGAGGATCACTTATTTTTGACCTTGTCTTCCGCAGCTGTTTCTGGTATTCCTGCTCCTCGCACACTCTGCCTGCTAGGTATGTTGCAAGGTCATATGATTCGCATTCTGGTGGATTCTGGTAGTTCTCACACATTCATTAGTGAGCAACTAGCTTCTCAGTTGGTGGGTATTGTGCCTGTACAAGCTCCCTTGTCTGTTAAGGTAGCTAATGGCCAGCAATTGTCTTGCCTTCACCATATACCTGATGCTGTGTGGTCCTCTAATGGGTTGGATTTTCAGTCTGACATGAAGCTCTTGCCACTTTCTGCATATGACGTGATACTGGGTATTGATTGGCTGGAACAGTTTAGTCCTATGAAGGTCCATTGGAAACAAAAGTGGATGACTATTCCATATGAGAACTCAACAACTACGTTATATGGACTTATGCCCGAATTGCCTGAGGGGGCTGTGATTCAGGTTTGTGCAGTTGACGTATGTACTCAAGATGAAGTGCAAGTTTCCTGGCCACCAGCCATTCAACAACTTATTGAGGAATTTCCAGTCCTGTTTGAGGTGCCCACTGATTTACCTTCCTCAAGAGCTTGTGACCATGCTATCCCACTTGTTGAAGGAGCCCACCCAGTCCAGGTTAGGCCTTATCGGTTTGCCCCTGCCCTTAAAGATGAAATTGAGAAACAGATCAAGGAAATGTTGCAGAATGGCTTGATACAAAAAAGTAACagccccttttcttcttctgtgcTTTTAGTTAAGAAAAAAGACAACACATGGCGATTTTGTGTGGACTATAGGCACCTCAATGCTATTACCATCAAAGTCAAGTATCCTGTTCCTATAATTGATGAGTTCTTGGATGAGTTGGCACATGCTAGTTGGTTTACATGCCTGGATTTGCGATCTGGCTTTCATAAAATTAGGCTCAAACCTGGGGAAGAATTCAAAACAGCATTCCAAATGCATTGTGGACAGTTTGAATTCCGGGTAATGCCTTTTGGCTTGACTGGCGCTCCTGGTACCTTTCAGGAAGCTATGAACTCCACTCTTGCTCCATATTTGAGGAAGTTTGTACTGGTTTTCTTTGATGATATTCTCATTTATAGCTCATCTTTTGAGGACCACATCTTTCATGTCAGATTGGTGTTTGAGTTATTGACCAAGGAGAATTGGAAGATTAAACTCTCTAAGTGCACATTTGCTCAAAGACAAATCTCTTATCTGGGTCATATCATCAGTGAGAAGGGTGTGGGCACTGATCCTTCCAAGATAGCTGCTATATCTCAATGGCCAGTACCTTCCTCTGTTAAAGAACTGCGCAGTTTTCTGGGACTGGCGGGTTATTATAGGAAGTTTGTCAGAAACTTTGGTGTTATAAGTAAACCTCTGACTGAGCTCCTAAAGAAGAATTCAGTGTTTGTTTGGACTTCAGTACATGAAAAGTCTTTTGCTGCTCTTAAATCTGCTTTGTGCCAGTCACTTGTCTTAGCCCTACCTGATTTCACTAAACCATTTGCTATTGAAACTGATGCTTCTGGAATGGGAGTCGGTGCTGTCTTGACTCAACAAGGTCACCCTTTAGCCTTCCTCAGTAAAGCATTAGGTCCAAAATCTCAAG AAAAGCCTCTCTCAACTATCTGA